ttttaaataatattattgtaCCAAAATAAGAGAAATCAAACTGAATTGTGGTGAccaaaacatatgttggtagagCAAGTGGTGaatcaaaattgtccataggtgtgtccTGTCCAGGGCAGGTGACCCTCCCCCTGaaattggcggcacggtggcttagtggttagcacgttcgcctcccagcgctgggatcttgggttcaagtcccatctgggtggagtttccatgttctccccgtgtctgcgtgggtttcctccgggggctccggtttcctcccacagtccaaaaacatggagggtaggtgaattggcttctgtctaataactgtcctggtgtgtgaatgaatgtctgtatgtgtgagcccagatatggattggcgctctatcctgggttaaaccctagtgcccgatgcagtcctccaggtggacggtcgttcctggttgagagtacgctgtgcgcgtttggctgccgcttctcaccagtgtgtgtgtggattgagcgttctgagcagtgtggattgtaaagcgtccttgggtgtctagaaaggtgctatataagtgtaaagatacatacaatCAATTCTGCCTATACATATTAAGTGGTGAAATGGATCCTGATAAAACAAAGACTGTAGCCTGTTTTTCATTCGGACTAGTCCAAATCAACTAAACACTGATATTATGTAACATCACGGCCATGACCAGCAGCCTATCACAATATAGTCAGTCTATAAGTTTCAAGCAACGCAAAGCAGATGTAGGGGTTAGACATTCATTTATagaaaacaataacaatttAAATCTCAGTCACCAAACTAatcaatattttcaaaatatttcctACAAAATGTAACCCCTAGGCATGGTTCCCAAGTTAGCACTACCCCAAATATTCACATACATATCCTTTCCTCTGTAATCTTTACTACGTTAACAAAAGCAAACAGACTAAGACCACAAGTTTGAAATGAATAAGAAACACAATGTAATGCTAGGGATCCTCTATGTTTTGACATGTGGTGTATGTGGAGGCACACTGGAGGTGTTGTGtgatgaatattttcattaccAGCGGAGCGAACTCTGGATGCCTTCTTCCTTTCCTTAACAAGTTTTAATGAGGCATATGCCTTCCTGTTAAGGAGCACAGAAACACCTCCGATTCAcccttgtatgtgtgtgcgctgGCAACTCTAACTTCCCTTTCACAGTATGAGAACCCTGTCAACACACAGCCAGGCCGACAGACACGGCAGTGACACGCAGGCAGAACTGGTGTTAATCATGAATTGGCATAAAAGACGGTTGTTGGGCAAGCCGAGTAAGAGAGAATGAACACGCAACGTGAGATGGCATCAGATGGTAATTCCAATGTATCACAGAACCAGAGTATGTTGCAATTCTGCTCATTATAAAACCTATTAGTGCTAATACTAAGTAAGAAAAAGTGGAACAAGGAGTATGGATGTGGTTCCTATATTTGCGGTTACACTGGCTAAAATACCTCACATAATTACTAACATTAATTACATGAAATGTCAGAGAATGACAAATATTTATCTTTACAGAAAAGTGAAAAATGCTTGATAATATTATCTAATATTATTGTATATGAAGATTATTACATCCCTGGCCTGTATGTTTTACTTTTGTGCCAAGTACTGCTGGAATAAACCTTTATGTCAGTGCTGAATGTTATAATATATGGCCAAAGGATTGTGGGCACATGTTAACGGTTAGGAAGTGTCTTCCTAAATGAAAGGAATTAGTCAGTAGTTTGTCCACtctactgcagtaacagcttgtaATCTTCTAGGACGGCTGTGACTGCGTTCAGACATGTAAGAATTAGTGAGGTTATGTACTGATCTTGGATGATTACTTCTAGATCACTCACACCGCTccgactcatcccaaaggtatgaAAAACAGCTGTGCTGTGTTAAACAGCACAATGTGTGATCTTCCTTAATGCAATAAGTCTTTTACAAAGAGAGAGGACTCTACTGATCTCAGTTACATTATACAGCTCCAGTATAGTTTACAATACACAAGCACAGTTTACTATATTTTCTAATCTGCTACTGTTATATTACTGTCTTTTTCATTATTATAGGGTGGAATGCTATAATACTGCTGCTTCTCATGCAAATAGTCATGTACATGCCTTTTGGGTTTATATTTGCctattgtaaatgtttttttgaaCAAAAGTCCCTCTACACATTTCCCTTCCCCTCTTATCCTTGACTAGTACATTTTGTTCACAGACCAGTTTCATTGTGCcacatcccagtgctgggagctCTTTTATAACTGACACTTGGCACGAGGCATGGTAAGCATAGGCTCATGTAAAGCAGCagcagagcatcccattttgtATCATGACTCATGAATTGAGATTAAACAAGCAGTGTTTGCACAACTGAATGTtagtatctccatttttgtcgatgcttagtttatcatttgaacAGAGCAGATGTCCTTCGCATTGTGTGacaatttaatgatgaatggaccaatagaactgctccaaaaatacttgAGTCTTAGAGAAATCTTTTTACTTTGACttctattgaaagttaagaaggttttttttttcttatcctGTACCTTTACTAATTTGtacatacatgtttttctttgaacagtgaTGATATAGAGGTTTGTGAGGGCAAAATCTTTCAACCAATTTACAGTAGTTCTAAATAACCCCAAATTATATTATACTTAAAACTAGAAATCACAGTTTCAGAGTAAAAGCACTGGTATTAAAAACGCTCCAACTGAACGGCTTCTTTCTAATTGGACAGCTCATTACAGAGATGTGTAAATGTTTCAGGCTGGCAGATAAGGACAAGATGAACAAGCTGAAATTGATACATCATTCAGCAGCTCGTCGAGAAAAGTCAAAACGTGAGAAGGATACATATTCCTCCTCTGACTTTGAGAAATTGCTATGTCACTCAAactttcccttctctctctcctctgtctccagCAGACGTCTCTCTAATGAAAGTGTTTAAATGGTGGTGATGTCAGTGGAGGAGCAGTGCCAAGCTATTGTCTAATCCAGAGCGACACCATCTGCACACATCCATCAAACACTCATCTAATTACTATCAACAACCTCCTTGCATCACACTGTACTTACTCTCTTTATTCACATAGCAAAGCAAATGTTGTACAGAATACCAAACGATGTTTTATGACTGTTTTTGACGCAATATGGAACCTTTTCAAAAGGCTCTTTCACACAGTTTTTTCCTCTATATTTGGGATTGTACATGATGATAATCAATGCAACTAAGTATATCACTGATTAGAGTTTAacttacacattttatgaccaATCATTTATAGATACTccttataattaattaattcaactACTTCTGTGGACATGGGTGCTCATATACAAACTGTTAATATAATCATGGAGAAACAAAGCACTATTAAGAGGGCTATAATGCCCTTTTTAGATTAACAAATAGTTTAAAGACTGAGTTTccatatttctttacattttcataGCCGCAGAATAATCTTTAAGCGGGTTACTGCTAGAATACTACATTTCTCTTTGAAAGgtattataatgttttttgaaCAAGATTTCTTGAATATAACTCTGTCTCTTTTTATAACTGTCCTCATTCCTCTGAGAGACGGACCTGAGCTTAGGGCTATGATCCCTAAAGACCTGCACAGGTATTTTAAAGCCTTGATAAAACCACTTGGGTCTTAGTGAAACAATCTCTTGTGACATTAATGGGTTTATTTTAAGGCATACGTGTTGGATTACAgcattgtgaggctttttaacaTGATGTCTGTGATGACAACATTGCTTAAGCTCAATCTCAAAACCCTCTGGGACTGTTAGAGTAGCAGCTTGGTCTCAAATGTGTCCGAGACCAAGAGTGTGGGTAAATTAAGCTTTTTGTTAGAACTACAAACAGACGCCTCAGGGGTGAAGGATTTGGGACCAAAAGTTTGTACTAATTAGGTAAGAGGTCCTAAAGGAGAAGCTATTTTTGAAAGAACCCCAAATGTATCACAAGCCTTTATTGCAAGCTGCTTTGGGAGtgcatacacaaatacacagctgCACTGTTTATAAACTCCAATAACAGAGAGCTGTACATATATAGAACAAACAATGTCTAAGTGCATAGACAATTAAACAGAAGAAAGAGGATCACTTTgaaccccctctctctctcaataacATACAGGATCACAATTTCTATCCTAAAGaaatgcaattttaaaaaaGTCCTACTACTTGCAATCTGGCtccataataaaatacattatgaCACCAGGGGCATGATAAACCACACTTTGTAGTTCATATCATTTGGATGATTTGGTTGTTTTGCAATAACAGGAAATAAATGTCCTTGATAATATCttaaactgttaaaaaaacTGCTTAAGAgcatatttttttcccttacattttcaaaacttatattatatattgaatagcaatacaaataaaagctatgttttattgcagtttaaatgctttaataTCCAACATGGGATAGAATTTATTAACTGTATAACTGACAATATTAGTTCAACTGTGCACACCGCATATATAACTTCCATAGAGTGGCTCAATATAAAAAGGGGTGCTTTGATATGAGACTAATGTCGCCAAGCAGAGACAACAGGGACCAAGTCCCCCAGCTCTGGGCTGTGAAATAATgaaactgtattctctggagtgatgagttAGAACGGCATTTGTCTTCTGGAACTACTCCACCAATATTATGTACCTGACCTCAGCAGCTGAATGCTCCAACATCTGGTGCAAACCAGTTACTGAAGCTGACACTctgaatttcagaagaaattctAGGCCAATCAGATTTCAGGCCTAGAATTATCTATTTAATGTTTCATGTTATGACGGGTCGCTGGTTAACAAATCATTTGTCTTGTGATGGCTGAATTTGTCAGTGTTTGTCATGTTTTGCATCCCTTATTGTAGATTAGCAGTTTGTTGTGGTAATATATCCTCACACATGCACATCTACATTTCTGTGTTTTCCAACTCACTTTATTTCCCCCATCGTTCATGCCCCAGCTGCAGCTCTTAACTCCCAATGCAGCTCTGCATGCAGTGGTGTCGAGGCAGGTGACCGGCTGACCATATACAGAGTGAAGCAGCCTCTCTTCATTCTGCTCCAAGTGATGAGTAATTCAGAAAAAACACAATACCttattacaaacaaaaacagcctTTTTTTATCTTTTCAATGTTTCTGATAAGTCTCATATCACTACTATGTGCACATATTGACACTATCCATCACATGCTAACTGTTATAATAAGGACATCATGTTATCCACCGTACCTGCTGTTCCTCATCCTCACTTTTACTGGAATCAAGTAGATAGACACTCTCATTGGCCCAGGCCAAAACCAGCGgcagcacacgcttccctggaACCACCAGTACCCCATCCACCTGAAAGTAAAAAAATCCATTGCACTGAATTTTTAATAACAACATAAACAATATGAAACTATGCTGGATAATAAACGGCTCCAACAAGTCTTGAGAAATGACAAACTTATTCCAACTAACACTTTCCAACAGCAAAAATGagacattatttcattcattttgtttgaattttGTGAACTAATCAATGTTGTTTCAGGGGCTGGCATGCTTACAGGTTTGGGAAGCTGGATGAGGCACCGTGTTTTCCAGTAGCCTCCATCGTCAGGGGCATCGACCCGCACTTCTAACCCACATGCTGTGGTCAGGACTGGCCCCTCAGAGCTCAGGTCCATGGCACTGACGCCCTGAAGGTGCTGATAGTGATGAATGGGCTCAAGACCAGCTTCAACGCTCCAAACATCCACACACCCTGCACACCCaagtcaaacacacaaacaaattcaGGCAGAGACTCTTTAGTCAGCGTAGTTTggataaaagaaaataacatatTCCATATCCATTATTTTTCTAAGTTCGATTTGTGACTTTTTTCTggttttaaatctaaaaaaaaatcatcagttTACATTATAAGTTTCCCACCTCCATTTATCCTTTAGATTCAAAGGAATGGCACATTTAGAATTTgtatcacattttttaaattaattttccaTGACCGAGTAAGGTAAAAAATACCAAAACGCTCACCATTCTCATACGCAGCAGAGACCACTGTCTCATTGACTCGTACAAAACTGACGTGAGGTGATGGGTTGTCATATATAATGTTATGGGCAGGTTTCAGGCAAAAGGCTCCTGAGTTCCAGTCAACACTGTCCCAGAGTCTGACATCCCCTGAGGTATACCTGAGAGGAACATTATTATCAAAGTATCACAACTAGTTCACATACTATAGTCAGATGATAATCTTTACCACGgcaattaatacagaatttaataaataaatgtgaagaTGTGTATAACtaattcctttttttatttgcaaGACATTTGGTGTCTGACAGTCTGTAGAGAGCTCTGATTATAATCTTGctacacatttaaattccttttTTTGAGGAGGCTATAGTATTGTGAAGCTCTTGGGAAGCAGGAATTACATGTGACATGAAAACTAAAGGAGAAAGTTCAAAAAAGTAGCTATGAGAGCAACAtcgtttaaaaaagaaacagccAAAATGTTACGTCTGAATTCCAAATTATGATAATTACCCAGCAATAATGTGTCCATCAGAGGAACTAACATCACACAAAACTTTTCCTAATTCATACTGTAGGTGGCGAACTGACCCAACTCGATTCTATGGGACACATAACAGACAGCAATGCAGAAGTTTTACTGTAAACACAGTTATATTAGTTTTAATACTGCAATTACAGAAACAATTCAAAGGTAACTGTCATGACAAATTCTACTAAAATGTAGTATTCTGTCTTCTATCTACAACTATCTTGGACTGTGGTCATAAATTTAAACTGTACTACTGCTACtttaatttactgtgtaaagaTTAAAGTTAGATCTTAGATATTTACCTTCCAGTTGTACATTACAGCCTTCTCAGTGTTACAGTGGTCTCTTAAAGTGCTCTTCCAGCAGGGAGAGTCACAAACACTTGCCCCACTGTGATACCCCTCCTCCAGACACAGATTGTACCACAAGACTTCGTCCTCTGCTAACACCCTCCAGGACTTACTCACCtacaaaaaaagcaaagaaaacagAATCTACCATGTGTTGATTATTTACAATGTTCATAtcaaaatgtctttttaaaagtgtagtGAGAATTAAAATTAATGCCTGTGCTCTTCACTGAAATCCAGTGTGATGGCTGATCATCTTTTATAATTGGCTCATCAGGAGGATATCTATAAATGTTTCTTACATCTATCCTCCGTAAGTCTTACTCTAACATTTGGACAGCAATGAAATTACAGGGGACATGAATGAGTTTGTAGAGGGTTgtgtatttcctttttttacAAAACTGGATGACTGAATCATGCACTCCTGTAGAATACTACTGCAGATATGAATAGGACTTTACACACCTGGGCACATCGTCCCAGATCTGCTCTGCTCAAAAACTGGAAAATCTTCAGAGCCAGTTCATAAGGCAATTCCACATCAAAGAAAGGGATGTCAGTGGTCTCATTCTATTCAGATCAGAAAGGGGAAATCACAGaataaaagtgaaataaaaaataaaaatatcagttggataaaactgaaaaaaaaaaatagatttaaacTAAAAGTAAATGAGTAAACAAATAgtataacacatttatttttgcagCAATCACTATTCATATTGCTCATTTACCCACTATACATGACTAATAGTCTACAAGGAGACCATAAATATGGTTTCTATTTTGACAGCTGCTGGATGGATTAAAAAGTTCCAATAAAGAGCTTTAAAAAGACTATGAGACACATATGGAACAGGTGATTTCATTCTTAATTGACTAATAGGAAATTTTCAAAAAGAAAATGccttttgtgaaaaaaaaactgtactaAAAGACACCAGTGGGCTAAACCATCAAATTGAccgccttgtttctacactccatGTTCCTTGTtaatttcatcagctccactgaccatacaggagcactttgtagttctacagactGAAATCTATCaattgctctgcatattttattggacagttttctccattttctatATATGGTCATGACTCCAACAGAGTACAACAATATATTATCTGGTTGGTAAATTATTTACCtcactgcagtgacaatgacatgGTGGCAGTAGTTtcctgttagtgtgtgttgtgtttatacgaatggttcagacacagcagtgctgctggagcttttaaattcctcaatgtcactgcaggacTGATAATTGTCCACCAAACAAAATGATTCAGTCAAAAGCATCCCATGAGCACtgtcctgtgaccactgataaAGGATTAGAGAATGATTAACAAACTTGcagaaacagatgaactactgtctctgatttcacatctacaatgtggaccaGCAATGTAGATGTAGCTGAATGAGCAGAGAGTGAGTGGgcatagtgtttaaaaactccagcagcactgctgtgtctgatacactcaAACAGGCGCAACACACATCATCACAGCACCAACAcaacagtgacactgcagctctgagaataatccactacCTAAATCATACTTGCTTTAAGGTGGTCcagaccattaaagaacagggtgaatttACAGTCCCCTAAGTATCCAAAGTACAGGGAACCCCTGTAAACAGTCTAAGTCCAGAACCCACCAAGTCTTGTATAAGCTGATCTATCAAAGGGATCATTTTTCTCTGATGGTCAGATATCTTCTCTTCTTCACCTCCTCCCTCATAGTGTCTTTTTTTCCGAGTCCTCTTTCTCCTTTCCTGCTCTATTCTCTCCATCAGAGGACTGCTCCTGCCGTCCAGTAAACCCGCAGCAATGGACACATACTGGGGCTGGTCATTCGGGTCATCTCTTTTATCTTCATTACTACAGCCACTGTCCCCTGCTCTCTTCACATTCCCTTCACTGGAAAaactgctcttatttctcagctctttctttttctccagcTCCTTTTTCCACTGCTCTCGAAAACTCAGTAAGCCGTCTTCCGCCATCTGATTTAACCCGAATATAGAGCTTTAAcgctttcttttctctttttgaaGTTTACACCATTTTTCTTCAACTGCGAGGACAAAAACAAACCGCTGTGCAGCCACGAAATTGGCTCGGCTTCATCCGGCGTTTCAGTAGTTCCGAGTTATGCGACATGCGCCCCaaggtttttgtttatttttttctgtttgcgTTTATCGTCTTTATTTCACCCGACAGCGGTTTTAATATTGTAATCAATTTAGTAAAAATAGCAACGACGTGACTGTCACCTGCTGAGGTTTAAATCGTCTGTTTATTTGCTATGACATTGAAGAGAAATTGTGGTGTCGTTCACGAACGAGTCGATTCTTTGAATCAGTTCTCTTAAACCAAAGGTTAGTGTAATTGCAAATAGTCTCAGACTCGATCTTAATTTACCACACTTCTGCAGATCAAAAGCCATGCCCTGCAGGTTAACGGTAATAGTGTTcattaggtttatgatgtaagaaaacatacatttctgatttcattcatttgagactgtctttggtatatatatatatatatcagtttcaaaGCTGAAATGCTCAGCCAGCTTAAAGCCGACAAGCAAACTTAGCAATAtgccttaaaataaataatgcacaataaaaaaagaaactttCAAGGAGCGTGGAGGATTGGATGAAAGTGATATTCAGTGTTTAATCCTGAATTGAAAAGTTTGTCCTGACATAGACAATGATGTTAGAAACCTTGTCAGATGCTGTTCTAATGAAGCATGTAAAGATGATTGCCAGAATAAAACAACACCCCAACCCCTCATATTATATATGTCGGGTaaaggtagggtgaccagacgtcctcttttacccggacatgtcctcttttttgacttaaaaaatgtctggccggaatttcacaaacgtccgggattttgtttttatagagTTTACacagaatttcgagaagcgtttcgttcacaaactagtcccgccctcccctactccgattggttcagttgagtgagaagggggcgtggtgaagtagcctaaactcttcggattggacggtctgaatgtagagctactgttattggtcgataacctttgATAATTAATACACAGGTGTACAATGACATTTTGGATCTATAATTCCAACAGATAATAGATTGACATTTTATAATGCATCTTGTCACAGAACTAAGTGTGGATATTTCTTCAGAAAGTTAACAACTTATTGACATGGACAGCATTGATCCCAATCTGATTAAAATATATGGCtggaatttaaataaatatataaataaataaatacatttgaaaaaaaaaaatgtccctgACAAGACTCCGTTCTCCAAAGCTTATCTGTGATCTGCTATCTTAGATAGTGGGTACAGCTTAAGAACATGGTTTTTCCTCAGTGAAATAAATGCCTCAAAGGATTCAAGACAGTGGAACAGAGAAGTATGAGCTGTGGTTTTGTTAGAATGGGATTCCATAATTTTCTCAGATTTAATtgagaaaataatgtaaaaagtaaaaaaaaaacgttaccCGTTGCAAATTCTAGTCTTGTCACATAATGTCTGTTAAAATGCTCCTCTGCCTGTGCCTTTGATTTTCAATTGattttaaatcaatttaaatcAATCTGTTACCATCACTGCCACTTGTTTTGTGTCTAAATGTATTCCTTGTTGAGTTAGTAGTTGATCTGACTGCACTTGTCGTTCATGAATTGAATTGTGTGGAGTGAAAAGACAAATCTGACTACAAatagttatatttttattagatAATATGTCATAAATAGTCcaattttaatatgttttgaagggggagggggtgggggtgagctGGTAATGCTACTGAATAAAGCAACATTTGGGAGTCGAGTCGTTTTGGTCAGCTGAATCTACTGACtcagaaaaagtgtgtgtggggggggggcaatAAGAGAGTCAAAGACGGAAGGAAtgaaaaggacagagagagagtggggggtaAAGGATGGGGGTCTTAAAAACAGAGACTGGAAAGATAGGGACGGAAAGGGGGAGAGGGAAACTGGGGAatggaaaaagggaaaagggagaaagagagaatgagggatgaaaaagaaaagggtgaagggagagacagagagagagataaaagaggAATAAGGGATGAAGGAGGTGGCAAAGAAAGAAACAGGAACAAGTGAAGGAGATGGAAAGAAATGAGAGGGAAACAAAGAAGATGGAGACAGATTAAgaaaagggagagggagagactggTGAATGAACAACGGATAAAGAGGGAGAGTGAGGAATGACTAAGAAaactgagagggagagagaggctgagCAATAAACAAGGGAAAGGGGG
This window of the Hoplias malabaricus isolate fHopMal1 chromosome Y, fHopMal1.hap1, whole genome shotgun sequence genome carries:
- the LOC136679509 gene encoding F-box/WD repeat-containing protein 8-like encodes the protein MAEDGLLSFREQWKKELEKKKELRNKSSFSSEGNVKRAGDSGCSNEDKRDDPNDQPQYVSIAAGLLDGRSSPLMERIEQERRKRTRKKRHYEGGGEEEKISDHQRKMIPLIDQLIQDLNETTDIPFFDVELPYELALKIFQFLSRADLGRCAQVSKSWRVLAEDEVLWYNLCLEEGYHSGASVCDSPCWKSTLRDHCNTEKAVMYNWKNRVGSVRHLQYELGKVLCDVSSSDGHIIAGYTSGDVRLWDSVDWNSGAFCLKPAHNIIYDNPSPHVSFVRVNETVVSAAYENGCVDVWSVEAGLEPIHHYQHLQGVSAMDLSSEGPVLTTACGLEVRVDAPDDGGYWKTRCLIQLPKPVDGVLVVPGKRVLPLVLAWANESVYLLDSSKSEDEEQQNEERLLHSVYGQPVTCLDTTACRAALGVKSCSWGMNDGGNKVKVYNLETCQSELSLGNSPGDFTCVNLRDAPPHLLVCGNKDRRVRVFDLRSGSSVVSLYAHQLGVTTVQADDWKIVSGGGEGLVCVWEMRMGAKLWEMHNRHPVRHIHFNSRTLVTANIPDERSPRGACITDDDLTAHRRHRGVICFCDFSVDSSTQDHVLPICRSSYSEISGYNYNIGLAMPYGTLTDPQSSGL